Sequence from the Paenibacillus tundrae genome:
CTCGAAGCACCTCATTAACCGATTGATTCATATTTTCAGTATATGCCGAGGTCTCTTCCATCGTAGCTGATAACTCTTCCACGGTAGCAGATACTTCCCGGATACGCTCGTTAAGCTCCGACATATTTTGGTTGGTGAGATCACTCATCTCGTTGATCTGACGAGACTCTTGTACCACACTCGTAATGACCGTTGAAGTAGCTCCCGTCATGGAATGGATTCCACGTGCAATAACACTAATCTCGTTATTCCCTTGGAGTATGTTCGGATCGAGGGTAGCTGTCAAATTACCCTGCGTCACTTCAGCACAGTAGTGATTGATCGCACGCATCCGCAGAATAATATTTCGAATCGTGATAAACGAAACAGCCCCTAGAATAGCAAATGAAGATATCAACACAATACTAAGTAAAACCGCTTTTTCTCTAATCGTTTCCTGAGCTGCATCGTACAGCTTCGCGGATTCCTCTTCGATATATGTACTTAGCTTGGAGATCGTTTCTACAATGACTGTACTGCTTTTGTTAATTCGATTTCTCTCTTCATCATCGTAAGTTCCCGTTGTTTTCTTCACGTCCATGATCCGTTCGATGTCCTGGTCATAGACTTCCAGTTTAGCCTGTAGATCAGTAAAAATCTCTTGTTCTGTTGGATCTAATGATCGTGCGGAGAACTCATCCATTCCAGCCATAACATTGCTCTTATTTTTCTGAACTTGCTCATATTGCTTATCCGTATACTCTTGTTTGTCGAGAAGCTTCGTATAATTAGCTCGCATATTATAGAAGTCCGCTTTGATCTCCAGAATGTTCGTCTGATGCAGGAAGCGATCGGTGTAGAGCTTCCCCTGCCCCTCTTTTACCTCATTCATACCGAATATTCCGGACAGGAACAAGATAAATAACCCCACTAAACTAACCGCGAGCATCAAGATCAAGGTTGTCGTTAACCTCAGATGTTTAATTCCCCTCCTCTTGGATCCACTATGTAATGATTTTTGTACCATGGATACTCCCCCACTTTGTTCATATGACTTAAATTTCACATCGTGATAACTATATATCGGTCAAACGAGGTTCCAATTGTTAGATGGCGATAAAAAGGTTCATCACTTTATTGCACAAATATGAAGGAACTCTGCCCTTGTAGACACGATCTAGACCTTTTCATTTTTTTTCGTACAACCTATAAAAACCTACATAAATCTATTTATTTTTCCGACATATACTTAGGAGCATTTAGCTTAATAATCATCTGGGAGATGGAACATGAAAAAAATGTTGAAACGGGGATCTAACGGTGCCAGAGTAACCAGCATCGCCAACACAGTATCTATTGTATTGTTAATTATTATCGTAGTCGTCTTCACCGTTCTTGGCACATTTATGTTTTCGAGTACACGGAGTATCCTGATCAAACAACAGGAATCTATGCTACAGACCAAGACACAGGCTATTGTCAGTGAATTTGATGCGATGTTTAAAGAAAAAGGATCACTCGTGAAACAGATGTCAACGAATACACTTTTTCAACAATATATCGAAACCACCGAATCAGCAGAAGTGGCGACAACCTCTCCACATGCTGAAGAGACACAGGCAACATTAGCAGCAATTGTCAAAGAAGAGCCTTCATTTGCCGATGCTTGGATCGCAGGTATTGAAGGAAAGGGATTCTGGCTGCAAAATGATGGCGTCTCTTCCGCGCCGGACTTTGATATTCAGACTCGTCCCTATTATGAGCCTATTCGAGCTACAGATGGACTGTACTATTCAGATCCATACATCGATATCGCAGCAGGTAATGTACTGATGGGCATTTTCTATCCGATCAAAGATAACAATCAACTCATCGGGTTTGCCGCAGCGGATATCGCATTCAAAGACATTCCTGCTATTATGGAAAGCTATTCTCTTGGGAACACGGGCTATTCCATACTGGTTTCCAAGACAGGAGAGATTCTGTACCACCCGGATGAGGAGAAAGTCTTAAAAGAAAACATCACGGACAGCACTAGCGACCTGGGGGAAATCGGTAAGAAGATGATCGCTGGGGAATCCGGTGTACAACTTATTACAGACGACAACGGGGAACGTCGTTATATCGGTTATGCCACTAGTAAAGATACCGGATGGGCGGTAGGTCTGACAATAACTGAGAAAGAGGTTCTTGAAGAACTGAAGACGTTCACGTGGATTACGCTTAGCGGATTTGCTGTAGCTACCCTTTTATTGGTTATCATCTGCTACATTACACTTCGTTACCTGTTAAGATCCATTCCACAACTGCTCGCGAAGATCAAATTGATTGAGCAAGGGGACTTAACGATTCAACTGGATGCCCAAGCGAATAATGAGATAGGTCAAATATCTCGCGGCATTAATACGATGGTGCAAAAAATTCAAAGCATGCTGCAAATCGTAGGCAGCTCTGCTCATGTACTGAATCAGTCCTCTACCGATCTACAGTCGATCTCTTCTAGAACGGCTACAACGATGAATGATACAAGTACAGCCATTAATGAGATTGCGAATGCAACCAACTATCAGTCAATTGAGACAGAGAACATTTTACGTAAAACAGGATCATTATCAAGCCAGATCGATGAGATTGCAACCGATGCTCAAGCGATCGAAACGATGGTACAGACCTCGGCTGATCAAAGTGGACAAGGATTAACGGTCGTGGAGCAGCTATCCCAATGGGCCGAAGAGAATCACAATTCCACACAGGCCATTTCATCCATTATTCAGGAAATTGACCAGAGCCGTCATGAGATTTCCAGCTTCGTGGATACGGTCAATCAGATTGCAACACAGACCAACCTGCTTGCTCTCAATGCTTCGATTGAGGCAGCACGTGCAGGAGAACAAGGTCGAGGCTTCGCCGTCGTGGCGGGAGAAGTACGTAAGCTTGCTGAACAGACCGCACTTGCGACCCAGGAGATTTATAAAAAAGTACGTGTTATTGAGGAAAAAACAACAATATCGGTTGAGCATACCGCTCGCGGCATGAAAATCGCGGAGGAAAATGCGAAATCCGTAGAGGATACGAAGCAAGTATTCTTCAGCATTAACAAAGACTTGGAAGATTTGAAATTGCGCATGATTCAGATCAGTACAAATACCGCTAATGTGCATAAGCACAAAGATGAAATTTTGCAGGCATTGGAGATCATCTCTTCCACTACCGAAGAAAATTCAGCTTCAACCGAAGAGGTTAGTGCCAGCACGCAAGAACAGCTAGATAGTATTGAGCAGGTTGCTGACTTATCCAAACAGTTGAATCAACTATCCAGCAAATTACAAGAGGAACTCAAACAGTTCAAAGTCGAATAAACGATATTACGGTATCATACCCGTCTCCTCTTCTCATTTACGCCCAGTCCATCTATTATAGATAGATATGTGTACGATGAGGAATGGAGGATACGACATCATGGAATTTGCAAAACGTATGAACCACTTTAGTGAGGGGATCTTCACCCGTTTGCTCGAAATCAAGCGCGAACGGTTAGAGAAGGGACAAGCGGTGATTGATCTTAGCGTGGGGACACCTAATATCCCGCCTGCCCCCCATATTATCACAGCACTGTGCGAAGCTGCGGCAGATCCCCAAAACTACATTTATGCAGTAAATGACCAGAGTGAACTATTGCAAGCAGCCAGTACATGGTACAAACAGCGTTATAATGTAGAGCTAGATCCAAAGACACA
This genomic interval carries:
- a CDS encoding methyl-accepting chemotaxis protein, with the translated sequence MVQKSLHSGSKRRGIKHLRLTTTLILMLAVSLVGLFILFLSGIFGMNEVKEGQGKLYTDRFLHQTNILEIKADFYNMRANYTKLLDKQEYTDKQYEQVQKNKSNVMAGMDEFSARSLDPTEQEIFTDLQAKLEVYDQDIERIMDVKKTTGTYDDEERNRINKSSTVIVETISKLSTYIEEESAKLYDAAQETIREKAVLLSIVLISSFAILGAVSFITIRNIILRMRAINHYCAEVTQGNLTATLDPNILQGNNEISVIARGIHSMTGATSTVITSVVQESRQINEMSDLTNQNMSELNERIREVSATVEELSATMEETSAYTENMNQSVNEVLRATEYISSRTKEEAESANVTSDKAEALKQEASESSKAAQDMYTSASAKMNEALERANAVDQISVLSQSILDITAQTNLLALNASIEAARAGEAGRGFAVVAEEIRKLADGSRVAADQIRHVTSEVTESVAHLSSSAKEMLAFMYNQVGSDYQLLENTAGQYYNNAVDQANTVNDLHKTAQEVKQTVDTLVRAIHEIATASEQSAASSQHIAEHMVSSTEQSLQVADQSDQVKESASRLNDLVKGFKV
- a CDS encoding methyl-accepting chemotaxis protein, producing MKKMLKRGSNGARVTSIANTVSIVLLIIIVVVFTVLGTFMFSSTRSILIKQQESMLQTKTQAIVSEFDAMFKEKGSLVKQMSTNTLFQQYIETTESAEVATTSPHAEETQATLAAIVKEEPSFADAWIAGIEGKGFWLQNDGVSSAPDFDIQTRPYYEPIRATDGLYYSDPYIDIAAGNVLMGIFYPIKDNNQLIGFAAADIAFKDIPAIMESYSLGNTGYSILVSKTGEILYHPDEEKVLKENITDSTSDLGEIGKKMIAGESGVQLITDDNGERRYIGYATSKDTGWAVGLTITEKEVLEELKTFTWITLSGFAVATLLLVIICYITLRYLLRSIPQLLAKIKLIEQGDLTIQLDAQANNEIGQISRGINTMVQKIQSMLQIVGSSAHVLNQSSTDLQSISSRTATTMNDTSTAINEIANATNYQSIETENILRKTGSLSSQIDEIATDAQAIETMVQTSADQSGQGLTVVEQLSQWAEENHNSTQAISSIIQEIDQSRHEISSFVDTVNQIATQTNLLALNASIEAARAGEQGRGFAVVAGEVRKLAEQTALATQEIYKKVRVIEEKTTISVEHTARGMKIAEENAKSVEDTKQVFFSINKDLEDLKLRMIQISTNTANVHKHKDEILQALEIISSTTEENSASTEEVSASTQEQLDSIEQVADLSKQLNQLSSKLQEELKQFKVE